AAGGGAATCCTGTCCCGGTATGTCAATCGATCATGTCAAGACCCATAACTAACCGTTCAGGTCTGGGAAGAAATCCCCGTTCCATCCGCGCCCGCAACGGGATTCCTAGTAAAGCTCCTCGCATCCGGAGGCATGTCCAGCCCTATACTGCCTCAAGCACTAGCTAACAACAGCAGTCTGCCACAGCGACCAAGCCCTCCTCGACGTCGAAGACCGTCCCCAGTTCAACGATGTCTACACTCTTGTCCGCACCCACCATCACTCCAAATCTCAAGAATCTAACAAACCCAGGGCCACGAAGGGTGCGGCGAAATCATCCAAATCGGAGCAGACGTGACAGACAACCGGTTTAAAATTGTACCTCTCCTGCACACCACGTTATATCATATCAAGAGTGCAAACTAACAGACTAGTAGGGCACCCGcatcgccctcctcgccgtcccAGGCTGCGGCCTGCAATCCTGCCCCGAGTGCTCGCGGGATCTCGCCCAGTTATGTCCCAGCGGCCAGCACCACGGAATCGGCCAGGACGGGTTCTACGCTGAATACGTGGCCATTGATGCGCGGGGCGCTGTTCTTTTGCCTGATGGTATACTACAACAACCTCCCCGTATCACTCGCCTATACTAAACGGTTACTTAGGTGTGCCCCCTGAAGTCGGCGCAATCGCCACCGACGCCGTAACGACCGCGTACCACGGCATTGTACGTCGTGCAGAGGTCCAGCGTCACGAGACGGTTTTCCTGTTTGGGCTTGGTGGGCTAGGGTTTAATGCGTTGCAGATCGTGCTGAAGCATATCAAGGCGCGTGTTCTTGTTTCTGATGTCCGGGGTGAGAAGCTCGATGCGGCGCGGGAGTTGGGTGTTCCTGAGGAGGATATCGTGCCGATGCGTGTCCAGGCAGAAGGGAGGATCGCGGAATGGGTGGTTGAGCGTGGAGTTCGCGTTGATACGGTGTTGGAGTTTGTGGGGAAGAGGCAGACGTTTGAGGATGCGCAGCGGGTTGTTAGGGCTGGTGGGAAGGTGTTGTGTATTGGAACCGGGGAGAGGGTGAATGCGCTTGATATGAAGAATGGGATTCGGAAGAGGTTGAGCTTTATTTTCAGTTATGGGGGGCAGTATAGGGATCTGGAGGaggtgttggggttgattcAGGAAGGAGTATTGAGGCCCAGGGTTCGACGGGGGTTGCTTAGGGATTTCCCGCGTTATCTGAAGGAGTTGAGAGAGGGAGGGATCGAGGATAGGGTTGCCTTAGCCCCAGAGTAGCTCGATATAGTGCAGATAGGTATGAATATATTGCTCTATTCCAAATCTATGCATTTACACTTGCGCTCTTGGGCATCCCGATTCCGACGGCGGCTGTTGTGCCAGCGTCGACAGGGAGTATAACGCCCGTCATCCATCGAGCATGCGGACCAGCCAGGAATacagctgctgctgcgcagtCCCAGCCATTCCCTTCTGTGCCGAGTAGACTGCGTTTCCGACGGGCCTCGCGGGCCTCTTCGCTCATTCCGTTGCCGTACATCATGGGCGTATAGAGCATCTATACTCGTTATAATCCGAACACGTTATTAAGTATCAAAGAAGACATACCCCCGGGCAGACACAATTAACCCGGATCCCATCCTCAGCATGGTGCGCCGCCATTGCTCTTGTCATGTTCACAATAGCCCCCTTACTCGTCGGATACAGCAGATGCGGCGTGCCCCCCTTCAGTCCTGCGACG
This is a stretch of genomic DNA from Aspergillus puulaauensis MK2 DNA, chromosome 8, nearly complete sequence. It encodes these proteins:
- a CDS encoding zinc-binding dehydrogenase (COG:Q;~EggNog:ENOG410PFR4;~InterPro:IPR013154,IPR013149,IPR002328,IPR036291, IPR011032;~PFAM:PF00107,PF08240,PF13602;~TransMembrane:1 (i170-187o);~go_function: GO:0008270 - zinc ion binding [Evidence IEA];~go_function: GO:0016491 - oxidoreductase activity [Evidence IEA];~go_process: GO:0055114 - oxidation-reduction process [Evidence IEA]) — its product is MHAWRKHKGNPVPVWEEIPVPSAPATGFLVKLLASGGIDQALLDVEDRPQFNDVYTLGHEGCGEIIQIGADVTDNRFKIGTRIALLAVPGCGLQSCPECSRDLAQLCPSGQHHGIGQDGFYAEYVAIDARGAVLLPDGVPPEVGAIATDAVTTAYHGIVRRAEVQRHETVFLFGLGGLGFNALQIVLKHIKARVLVSDVRGEKLDAARELGVPEEDIVPMRVQAEGRIAEWVVERGVRVDTVLEFVGKRQTFEDAQRVVRAGGKVLCIGTGERVNALDMKNGIRKRLSFIFSYGGQYRDLEEVLGLIQEGVLRPRVRRGLLRDFPRYLKELREGGIEDRVALAPE